One region of Alosa sapidissima isolate fAloSap1 chromosome 1, fAloSap1.pri, whole genome shotgun sequence genomic DNA includes:
- the LOC121708113 gene encoding uncharacterized protein LOC121708113 has protein sequence MRKKRPPEQVSVLQAVRVSQAPEKLGEKDSGWPNRASGKGDTEGFRRRGPTGQVDAVHGCGDRRQPSQSGPRPGKVVLLRRGPTGSTVSSSSTTTTTTNKKVTPKKKVEWIPYTSAPSSPVLSSVWLYRHRRKCTEHREPSPAAPTDQLDNFSLNQPLLPMDMERPGAGKGSQVLGFRAASWTESKAAPEAWGQECQEPWVSRYPPSVGPREEAEAQAESPDQDGGCYYSAAPGSSGGMMPFRRKKSTNLRPSVSWADDDYWASWDDWNVVIDWGDNGPSKRRGRNRNREGKRSSNRWGNKGCQR, from the coding sequence ATGAGGAAGAAGAGGCCTCCAGAGCAGGTGTCTGTACTTCAGGCAGTTAGAGTCTCCCAGGCACCAGAGAAACTCGGAGAGAAAGACTCAGGGTGGCCCAACAGGGCATCTGGAAAAGGGGACACAGAGGGGTTCAGAAGGCGTGGTCCGACTGGACAGGTCGACGCTGTGCATGGGTGTGGGGACAGGAGGCAGCCCAGTCAGTCAGGCCCTAGGCCCGGCAAAGTGGTGCTGCTGAGAAGAGGTCCAACAGGCTCCACtgttagcagcagcagcaccaccaccaccaccaccaataaaAAAGTCACGCCAAAGAAGAAGGTGGAGTGGATCCCCTACACATCTGCCCCCTCCAGCCCAGTGCTCAGCTCTGTGTGGCTCTACAGGCATCGCAGGAAGTGTACCGAGCACAGAGAGCCCAGTCCCGCAGCCCCCACAGACCAGCTTGACAACTTCAGCCTAAACCAGCCCCTCCTCCCCATGGACATGGAGAGACCGGGCGCCGGGAAGGGATCCCAAGTGCTGGGGTTCAGAGCTGCCAGCTGGACTGAGAGCAAAGCAGCTCCGGAGGCCTGGGGACAGGAGTGTCAGGAGCCTTGGGTGTCCAGATACCCACCCTCAGTGGGGCCCAGGGAAGAGGCCGAGGCTCAGGCGGAGAGCCCCGACCAGGATGGGGGTTGTTACTATAGCGCTGCTCCGGGCTCCAGTGGGGGTATGATGCCTTTCCGGCGGAAGAAGAGCACCAACCTGCGGCCAAGTGTGTCCTGGGCAGACGACGACTACTGGGCCAGCTGGGACGACTGGAATGTGGTCATCGACTGGGGGGACAATGGACCCTCTAAGCGCAGGGGTAGGAACCGCAACCGGGAGGGCAAGAGAAGCAGCAACCGTTGGGGTAACAAGGGCTGCCAGAGGTGA